From the Candidatus Polarisedimenticolaceae bacterium genome, the window TCGTTCTCCACCGGATGGGCCCCGAGCGTTGCCTCAGGCGCGTGGAGTACGACTGCGACCCGGCGATCCGTGAAGCGGTCAAGAACGGAGCGATCTTCATCACGCAGCACTTCGGCCTGTTCGAGGCGTCGAACCCCTGGCTCTACCGGGAGTTCGGCTACCGCCCCGTCGGCGCCGCCGCCGAGCGAGGCTCCCCAACCGAGCGGCTCGTCCGGATGCGTCGCGACATGGGCGGCGACACCATCGAGCAGGGGAACGCACGCGAGCTGATGACGTTCCTCAAGGCCGGCGGCGTGAGCGCGATGCTCATGGACCAGGACATCCGTCGCGTGAACGGGATCTTCGTCCCGTTCTTCGGCCACCCGACCCACACGCCGGCGGGACCCGCCACGTTCGCCGTTCGCCTGAAGATCCCGCTCGTGCTCTTCCGGGTGGAGTGGACGTCGCTCACCCGCCACCGGCTCACGGTCGGGCCGGTGCTCCACGCGCGGGCCGACCTCCCGCCCGAAGACGCCGTGCACGAGCTGACGGCACGCGCCACCGCGGCGGGCGAAGCGATCATCCGTGCGCGCCCCGATCACTGGCTCTGGGTGCACGAGCGGTGGCGGACGCGCCCCGCCGACCGCCCCTCCGCCCCCCACTGGCCGCGTCCCGTCTACGCGTCCCTGCGCACGGTCTCCGGGGCGAACGCGGGCAAGCACACGGCCACGTAGTCCGCGCCCCCCGCCTCGGGGGTCGAGTACCGCACCCACTCGCCGGCGTGCGCGATCACCGCCTGCCCGGTGCGCACGTCGATCGCGCCCCCCTCGTGCTCCACGCGCAGCATCCCGCGAAGCACGAGCGTGTATTCGTCGAACTCCGGTCGTTGCCCCGGCTCCACCCACCCCTCGGGGCTCGTCATGTGCGCGATGCTCACCGCGGCGGTCTTCGAGTTGACCCGCCCCACGTACTCGCGGATCTCCTTCGGCTTGTTCCCCGCCGCCGTGATGCGCGTCGGCTTCTCGATCCGTGTCGGCATGTCGGTGGACTCCTGCGGATCCGGGATCCGGGGGTCCCGGCCCCCCGTCCCCGACTACACGGTCCCGCGATGCTCCGGCCGCAGCAGGTCGAACACGGTCTTGACCGGAGCGAACGTCTCGACGGGAACCTCGACGAAGACGGTGTTCCAGAAGGCCATGGCGCCGTTCCACAACCCCGGCCGCTCGAGGGCGAGCAGTTCGCGCCCCCCAAACGACTTGCGAGCGACGAGCACCGCTCGCGCGTCGACGAAGCGGCGGAGGTCGTAGGGCCGGCCCTCGACGTCGCGGACCGAACAGGCGAGGTCGACCGGGTTGAAGTGGGTCGAGGCGGCGACGATCGACGCCTGCGAGGGATCGTCGAGATCGACCTCGGCCGTCTCGACGATCTGCAGGGTGACACGGCCGTCCTCCCCGCGTTGCCAGAAGGGACCGCCGCCGGGCTCGCCCTGGTTGGGCACCACCCCGCAAACGCGCAACGGCCGGTCCAGCAGGTCGAGCAGCCACGCCCGGCGGTCCGCACCGGACGGCGCCGCGGCCGCGAACCGCTCCGCCGCGAACGCCTGCGCCTCGTCGAGCGCCCACGCCTCGACCGCCGGGTCGCGCAGCCGCGCGGTGTGGAGGAACACCTCGCGCTGCAACGCGACGAGGAAGCCGCAGAGGATCCGCTTCCAGCGCACGGTCGGCCCCTTCAACCGGTCCGGGACGACGTTGTCGATGTTCTTGAGCAGGACGAGGTCCCCTTCGAGCGCGTTCAGGTTCTCGAGCAGCGCGCCGTGACCCGCCGGGCGCAGCAGCACGCGACCGGCGTCGTCGCGGAAGGGCTCGCCGTCGACGGTCGCGGCGATCGTGTCGGTCGAGGGGCTCTGCACCGAGAAACCGATCTCGAGCCGCACGCCGAGGCCGCGCTCGTATCCGGGGCGCGCTTCTTCCGCGGCCTCCCGGAAGCGGTCGAGATGTTCGGGCGAGACGGTGAAGTGGACGCGCGCGATCCCGTCCGCGTCGCGGGCGTACGCCGCCGCCTCGACGAGGTGCTCCTCGAAGGCCAGGCGCGCCCCGCCGGCGTAACGGTGGAACGCGAGCAGCCCCTTGGGGCGGTCGGCGAGGGCGAGCCCGTCGGGTCCGAGCATCGCGTCGAGGATCTCGAGGCAGTTCCCCGCGCCGTGCAGGATGTCGAGGTCGTACCCCTCGAAGGCGAGCTCCGAGCGCAGCTCCTCCAGGAAGGGGAAGTCGTGCAGGCGCTCCATCAGGACGCGCGAGTCCTGCACGTCGCACTGGCGGGCGGCGCGCGCGGCCAGAAGCGACGCGAACATGCGCGAGGCCGCGCCGGAGGCGGGGACCATCTTGAGGCAACGCCCCTGGCGCGCGGCGAGCTCTGCGAGCTGGATCAGCTCCGCGGTCCGCTCCTCCGGAATCCTGACGATCCCGTCGCCCACGGTCGCGGGGCGATCCAGGCGCCTCCGGGGGGGCGGGACGCGCAGGAGGTCGAGTTGGCGTCGGGCCTCCTCGACGGAGATCCCGCGCTCGCGGAGCTGGTCGACGTCCGCAGGGTTGAAGGGCGTCATCGTGGAGGCGCCTCCTCGCCGCGGGACACGACCACCGCCGCCGCGAGGTCGCCCGTGACGTTGAGCGTGGTGCGGCACATGTCGAGGAACCGGTCGACCCCCAGGATCAACCCGATTCCCTCGGTCGGCACATGGACGAGCTTCA encodes:
- a CDS encoding DUF4301 family protein; protein product: MTPFNPADVDQLRERGISVEEARRQLDLLRVPPPRRRLDRPATVGDGIVRIPEERTAELIQLAELAARQGRCLKMVPASGAASRMFASLLAARAARQCDVQDSRVLMERLHDFPFLEELRSELAFEGYDLDILHGAGNCLEILDAMLGPDGLALADRPKGLLAFHRYAGGARLAFEEHLVEAAAYARDADGIARVHFTVSPEHLDRFREAAEEARPGYERGLGVRLEIGFSVQSPSTDTIAATVDGEPFRDDAGRVLLRPAGHGALLENLNALEGDLVLLKNIDNVVPDRLKGPTVRWKRILCGFLVALQREVFLHTARLRDPAVEAWALDEAQAFAAERFAAAAPSGADRRAWLLDLLDRPLRVCGVVPNQGEPGGGPFWQRGEDGRVTLQIVETAEVDLDDPSQASIVAASTHFNPVDLACSVRDVEGRPYDLRRFVDARAVLVARKSFGGRELLALERPGLWNGAMAFWNTVFVEVPVETFAPVKTVFDLLRPEHRGTV